The following are encoded together in the Streptomyces sp. NBC_01465 genome:
- a CDS encoding carboxylesterase/lipase family protein, with the protein MRTSRIRGAAAAVAALAALLAAALPAQATAAHHDSTLVRTQDGWVRGQSTAEGRQFLGIPYAQPPVGELRWAEPRPAKSWQGVRKATDFSNRCVQSASWDPGYQDPTYTEDCLDLNVYAPGGSGDRPVMVWLHGGGLTAGAGSDIVPDTFARQTGTVVVSVNYRLGAMGFLASAGLDHEAKDGVSGNFGMQDQQLALRWVRANIGRFGGDAHRVTIAGESAGGRSVCTQLASPTARGLFRAGIIESGAYGDCAARTQQTAVAAGAAFAAKLGCDTAQDTVACLRRKPAQDVLAAQSGFDWGPVTGGAFLPQQPAAALASGRAGNVPVLNGANKDEGRLFAYGSYDGQGKPLTAAAYPDALKSAFGPTTGAKALARYPLSAYPSPTLAYAAAVGDQLMACPALRLDRTLAGAGRAPVYAYEFADRTSPPFASIREAGKTFDFGATHVNEVQYLFKHFGLETPLNAEQRALSRQMVQYWGSFVHGSAPRAAGQPAMPDQRSHPGRPLSLRTASAGGTTVSSTVGAEHGCSLWD; encoded by the coding sequence ATGAGGACCAGTCGCATCCGCGGGGCAGCGGCGGCCGTCGCCGCACTCGCGGCACTTCTCGCGGCGGCCCTGCCCGCCCAGGCCACCGCCGCCCACCACGACAGCACCCTCGTCCGCACGCAGGACGGCTGGGTCCGCGGGCAGTCCACCGCGGAAGGGCGCCAGTTCCTCGGCATCCCGTACGCACAGCCGCCCGTCGGCGAGCTGCGCTGGGCCGAGCCGCGCCCCGCGAAGTCCTGGCAGGGCGTCCGCAAGGCCACCGACTTCAGCAACCGCTGTGTGCAGAGCGCGAGTTGGGACCCCGGCTACCAGGACCCCACGTACACCGAGGACTGTCTCGACCTCAATGTCTACGCACCCGGGGGCAGCGGCGACAGGCCCGTCATGGTCTGGCTGCACGGCGGCGGGCTGACCGCGGGCGCGGGCAGCGACATCGTGCCCGACACCTTCGCGCGGCAGACCGGCACGGTTGTGGTGAGCGTCAACTACCGCCTCGGCGCGATGGGCTTCCTCGCCTCCGCCGGACTCGACCACGAGGCGAAGGACGGCGTCTCGGGCAACTTCGGCATGCAGGACCAGCAGCTCGCGCTGCGCTGGGTGCGCGCCAACATCGGCCGCTTCGGCGGCGACGCGCACCGCGTCACGATCGCGGGCGAGTCCGCGGGCGGCCGCTCCGTCTGCACCCAGCTCGCCTCGCCGACGGCGCGCGGGCTGTTCCGGGCCGGGATCATCGAGAGCGGGGCGTACGGCGACTGCGCGGCCCGCACCCAGCAGACGGCCGTCGCCGCGGGCGCCGCGTTCGCCGCGAAGCTCGGCTGCGACACGGCCCAGGACACCGTGGCCTGTCTGCGCCGCAAGCCCGCCCAGGACGTCCTCGCCGCCCAGTCGGGCTTCGACTGGGGCCCGGTGACGGGCGGCGCCTTCCTGCCGCAGCAGCCGGCCGCGGCCCTCGCCTCCGGGCGCGCGGGCAACGTGCCGGTCCTCAACGGCGCCAACAAGGACGAGGGACGGCTCTTCGCGTACGGCTCGTACGACGGCCAGGGCAAGCCCCTGACCGCGGCCGCCTACCCCGACGCCCTGAAGTCGGCCTTCGGCCCCACGACCGGCGCGAAGGCCCTGGCCCGCTACCCCCTCAGCGCCTATCCGTCCCCGACCCTCGCCTACGCGGCGGCCGTCGGCGACCAGCTGATGGCCTGCCCGGCCCTGCGCCTCGACCGCACCCTCGCGGGGGCCGGGCGCGCGCCCGTGTACGCGTACGAGTTCGCCGACCGCACCTCCCCGCCCTTCGCCTCGATCCGGGAGGCCGGAAAGACGTTCGACTTCGGCGCGACCCACGTCAACGAGGTCCAGTACCTCTTCAAGCACTTCGGCCTGGAGACCCCGCTCAACGCCGAGCAGCGCGCCCTGTCCCGGCAGATGGTGCAGTACTGGGGCTCCTTCGTGCACGGCTCCGCCCCCCGCGCCGCAGGACAGCCGGCCATGCCCGACCAGCGCAGCCACCCCGGCCGCCCCCTGTCCCTGCGCACGGCGTCGGCGGGCGGCACCACGGTCTCCAGCACGGTCGGCGCCGAGCACGGGTGCAGCCTCTGGGACTGA